Proteins from a single region of Xyrauchen texanus isolate HMW12.3.18 chromosome 7, RBS_HiC_50CHRs, whole genome shotgun sequence:
- the mdfic2 gene encoding myoD family inhibitor domain-containing protein 2, whose translation MAGQKSRSHEEIELDLIKTGERTTLVKTGVEASNIAPGKTEQKLSPIPELDPWEREANASSTEFSYSLCSVDKYSTASSSTNSLSESQERGEDCAEVVLNCLFCRFYDLCLMLPETCERAAICICPAYMYFSTPVEPVHSTDWNCNCDFDCGLMDACHETGECLELAMEISEVCFR comes from the exons ATGGCTGGACAAAAATCTAGATCACATGAAGAAATCGAGCTTGATTTGATCAAAACTGGAGAGAGAACCACTTTGGTAAAAACTG GAGTGGAGGCTTCCAACATTGCACCTGGAAAAACTGAACAGAAGCTTTCTCCCATTCCCGAGCTAGATCCCTGGGAAAGAGAAGCAAACGCAAGCTCTACAGAATTCTCTTACTCCTTATGTTCAGTGGACAAGTACAGCACTGCTTCCTCTTCCACCAACTCACTGTCTGAATCCCAGGAGAGAGGAG AGGACTGTGCCGAAGTGGTGCTGAATTGTCTTTTCTGCCGATTCTACGACCTGTGCCTCATGCTACCTGAGACATGTGAGCGAGCTGCTATCTGCATCTGTCCTGCCTACATGTACTTTTCTACCCCTGTGGAACCTGTGCACAGCACCGACTGGAACTGCAActgtgattttgactgtggtcTTATGGATGCCTGCCATGAAACGGGGGAATGCCTTGAGCTTGCCATGGAAATCTCTGAAGTTTGCTTTCGCTGA